One Deltaproteobacteria bacterium genomic region harbors:
- a CDS encoding Vitamin K epoxide reductase, producing the protein MASDNKNPKGKQPAAKMFLRDGPNWPLFVLAVLGVALSGYLTFTAWQGRLVAFCSAGAGCDLVLNSRWSTLFGMPTSFWGLLTYALLAAVAWNRYADSQWRWAWFISLFGVLFSVYLTSISFLELKAACPYCLTSLGLMTAIFLLTNFQRPENLPKFAWGPWLGKTVSVAAAVIVALHLYFAGYWGSAPGPEDPWVRGLADHLTKAGAKFYSASWCPHCQEQKKKFGASVKRIPYIECSPGGPQAPQAKECKDKNIESYPTWIIDGQRRTGILELDTLAQITKFDYQEGKP; encoded by the coding sequence ATGGCGAGCGACAATAAAAATCCCAAAGGGAAACAACCGGCGGCTAAAATGTTTCTGCGCGACGGCCCCAATTGGCCACTATTTGTTCTTGCCGTCCTCGGTGTCGCGTTGTCCGGGTATCTTACCTTCACCGCCTGGCAAGGACGACTGGTCGCCTTCTGCAGCGCCGGTGCCGGCTGCGATTTGGTGCTCAACAGCCGTTGGTCGACGCTGTTCGGCATGCCAACTTCGTTCTGGGGATTGCTTACCTACGCGCTGCTCGCCGCCGTGGCTTGGAACCGTTACGCCGACAGCCAATGGCGATGGGCCTGGTTCATATCGCTGTTCGGCGTACTCTTCAGCGTCTACTTAACTTCAATTTCGTTTCTCGAACTCAAAGCCGCCTGCCCTTATTGTCTGACCTCGCTCGGATTGATGACGGCGATTTTTCTCCTGACGAATTTTCAACGGCCGGAGAATTTGCCCAAGTTTGCTTGGGGACCATGGCTCGGCAAAACCGTCAGCGTCGCCGCCGCGGTGATCGTCGCGTTGCATTTATATTTTGCCGGCTATTGGGGCTCAGCCCCCGGCCCGGAAGATCCTTGGGTCAGAGGGCTGGCCGATCATTTGACTAAGGCCGGGGCTAAATTCTACAGCGCCTCTTGGTGTCCGCACTGCCAAGAACAGAAGAAAAAATTTGGCGCCTCGGTCAAACGCATTCCATATATCGAATGCAGCCCCGGCGGGCCCCAAGCGCCCCAAGCGAAAGAGTGCAAAGACAAGAACATCGAGAGTTATCCGACCTGGATCATCGACGGCCAGCGGCGCACCGGAATTCTGGAACTGGACACCCTGGCGCAGATTACCAAATTCGACTACCAGGAAGGCAAACCCTAA
- a CDS encoding redoxin domain-containing protein, with the protein MNGSKNQFIILGGVVICLAIGLGTALWLRLGPYPQLAGMKNSSASDDGLKQYGAVPDFHLTERNGDAVTLAHLRGRIWIADFIYTSCTDTCPLQTAMMARLQEEYAGKPNFQLVSVTVEPERDTPQALSAYAAKHNADAKRWFFLTGQRDRIISLIHDGFHLSVAPLPGSGEESGMIAHSPRFVLIDGNGQIRGYYDSRELTAFVRLKNDVDTLLKG; encoded by the coding sequence ATGAACGGCTCAAAAAATCAATTTATAATTCTCGGCGGCGTAGTCATCTGTTTGGCTATCGGCTTGGGCACGGCGCTGTGGCTGAGACTCGGGCCCTACCCGCAGCTCGCCGGCATGAAAAACAGCAGCGCCAGCGATGACGGGTTGAAACAGTACGGCGCGGTGCCGGATTTCCATTTAACCGAACGCAACGGCGACGCCGTCACGCTCGCTCACCTGCGCGGGCGAATTTGGATCGCTGATTTTATTTACACCAGCTGCACCGACACCTGTCCGCTCCAAACCGCGATGATGGCGCGGCTCCAAGAAGAATACGCCGGCAAGCCCAACTTCCAGTTGGTCTCAGTCACCGTCGAACCCGAGCGCGATACACCCCAAGCGCTGTCGGCGTACGCGGCGAAGCATAACGCCGATGCCAAGCGCTGGTTCTTTTTGACCGGCCAGCGCGATCGTATTATCAGCTTGATTCATGACGGCTTTCATCTGAGCGTTGCACCGCTGCCCGGCAGCGGCGAAGAGAGCGGCATGATCGCCCACAGCCCGCGCTTCGTGTTGATCGATGGCAATGGGCAAATTCGCGGCTACTACGACAGCCGCGAACTGACAGCTTTCGTCCGGCTCAAAAACGATGTGGACACCCTTTTGAAAGGATAA
- a CDS encoding rhodanese-like domain-containing protein, translated as MRLTATKLFLAANIFCASYLIAPPAVQADPSKYPEFAQQNLPPDIVPAFVNVDELIEVVKAGAKPLIIDVRTLAEFNEAHILGSVSAPLAEFKEFIKTIPRDRPIVLY; from the coding sequence ATGCGATTAACTGCAACCAAACTTTTTCTCGCCGCCAATATTTTCTGCGCTAGTTATTTAATCGCCCCACCTGCGGTCCAGGCCGATCCGTCGAAGTATCCTGAATTTGCCCAGCAAAATTTGCCACCCGACATCGTTCCCGCGTTTGTCAACGTCGACGAACTGATCGAAGTCGTAAAGGCTGGCGCCAAACCACTAATCATCGACGTGCGTACCTTGGCCGAATTCAATGAAGCGCATATCCTCGGCTCGGTATCGGCTCCCTTGGCGGAGTTCAAAGAGTTCATCAAAACCATCCCGCGCGACCGGCCGATAGTGCTCTATTGA
- a CDS encoding SCO family protein, producing MALNCSTSPMNSRSKINFWLIACFGIGLITSYAQAHIPIPPKQPSEIGRRLVKSVVADFKLIDQNGNPFQMATSRGKVVLVNFIFTTCPDVCPLLSAKVAAIQRALDEKKIKNYWLLSITTDPERDSAAVMKDYAGRFKADLNHWSFLTGARADLVKVWKAFGVNVTKPDSGQVFHTALTTLIDRQGLRRVDYYGDKWLEPEVLKDFQWLSAQK from the coding sequence ATGGCACTAAACTGCTCAACGTCACCTATGAATTCAAGATCGAAAATTAACTTCTGGCTCATAGCTTGTTTTGGCATCGGTCTGATCACCTCCTACGCCCAGGCGCATATCCCGATTCCGCCGAAACAACCGAGTGAAATCGGCCGCCGTCTGGTCAAGAGCGTCGTCGCCGATTTCAAATTGATCGATCAGAATGGCAATCCGTTTCAGATGGCAACGAGCCGCGGCAAGGTCGTTTTAGTCAATTTCATCTTCACCACCTGCCCCGATGTTTGTCCGCTGCTGAGCGCCAAAGTCGCCGCCATCCAACGCGCTTTGGATGAGAAGAAAATTAAGAACTATTGGCTGCTCAGCATCACCACCGATCCGGAACGCGACAGCGCAGCCGTCATGAAAGATTACGCCGGACGCTTCAAAGCCGATCTGAACCACTGGTCGTTCCTAACCGGCGCGCGCGCAGATTTGGTAAAGGTTTGGAAAGCGTTCGGCGTCAACGTTACCAAACCCGATTCCGGACAAGTTTTTCACACTGCGCTGACCACGCTCATCGACCGTCAAGGGCTGCGCCGAGTCGACTACTACGGCGACAAATGGCTCGAGCCCGAAGTGCTCAAGGATTTTCAGTGGCTCAGCGCGCAAAAGTAA
- the thpR gene encoding RNA 2',3'-cyclic phosphodiesterase — protein sequence MMRAFIAVDITPATIDKISTALEPLKSRLNGLRWVTPSNIHLTLKFLGNVDEKKISAIGEALADTLHPFQRFTINAKGLGVFPSIKKPRVLWVGLDGNELTTLAAAVDSALAPLGFSRDEKIFTPHLTVGRWRQTERFDAEFEQELRNWRHYEFGATLVNEVILFESVLQPAGAIYHRLKVVTLKTDRVS from the coding sequence GTGATGCGCGCCTTCATCGCCGTCGATATCACTCCCGCCACCATCGATAAAATCTCCACCGCCCTCGAACCGCTAAAGTCTCGGCTCAATGGCCTGCGCTGGGTAACGCCAAGCAACATTCATCTCACGCTAAAATTCCTCGGCAACGTCGATGAGAAAAAAATTAGTGCCATCGGCGAAGCCCTCGCCGACACGCTCCACCCCTTTCAGCGCTTTACCATAAATGCTAAAGGATTAGGGGTCTTTCCGAGCATAAAAAAGCCACGCGTACTATGGGTCGGATTAGACGGGAACGAACTAACAACATTGGCGGCGGCAGTGGACTCCGCGTTAGCGCCCCTCGGGTTTTCCCGAGACGAAAAAATTTTCACGCCGCACTTGACGGTGGGACGCTGGCGCCAAACGGAGCGTTTCGATGCCGAGTTCGAACAGGAACTGAGAAATTGGCGCCACTATGAATTCGGCGCAACTTTAGTGAACGAAGTAATTTTATTTGAGAGTGTGCTCCAACCGGCTGGTGCGATTTATCACCGGCTAAAAGTTGTCACGCTCAAAACCGACCGGGTGTCGTGA
- the queC gene encoding 7-cyano-7-deazaguanine synthase QueC, producing the protein MIGTDAVILLSGGIDSATAAAIAKQQGFQLHALSFDYGQRHARELESAAQVAKFLAVKSHRVIRFDLRAIGGSALTDQIEVPKERSEAAIGQGIPITYVPARNTIFLSFALALAERLECADIFFGANQLDYSGYPDCREEYIQAFEAMANLATQAGVEGKSRMKIHAPLLHMTKAEIVKQGMALNLDYSLTWSCYDPQSDGRACGGCDSCLLRLKGFKDAGALDPIAYAR; encoded by the coding sequence ATGATCGGCACCGACGCTGTCATTTTACTAAGCGGCGGCATCGACTCCGCCACCGCCGCGGCGATCGCCAAACAGCAGGGCTTCCAACTGCACGCCCTGAGCTTTGACTACGGTCAACGCCACGCCAGAGAACTCGAATCGGCGGCGCAAGTAGCGAAATTCTTGGCTGTTAAATCGCATCGAGTCATTCGCTTCGATTTGCGCGCCATCGGCGGTTCGGCGCTCACCGATCAGATCGAAGTTCCCAAAGAAAGAAGCGAAGCGGCCATCGGCCAAGGCATTCCGATCACCTACGTGCCGGCGCGCAACACGATATTTTTATCCTTCGCCCTCGCTCTCGCGGAGCGGCTCGAATGCGCCGACATTTTCTTTGGCGCCAACCAACTCGACTACAGCGGCTATCCCGACTGCCGGGAAGAATATATTCAAGCATTCGAGGCCATGGCCAACCTGGCGACCCAGGCCGGCGTCGAAGGTAAAAGTCGGATGAAAATTCATGCGCCGCTCCTGCATATGACCAAAGCGGAGATCGTCAAACAGGGCATGGCGCTCAATCTCGACTACAGCCTGACCTGGAGTTGCTACGATCCGCAAAGCGATGGCCGCGCCTGCGGCGGTTGCGACAGCTGCCTGCTCCGGCTCAAGGGTTTTAAAGATGCCGGCGCGCTCGACCCGATCGCTTACGCGCGCTAA
- a CDS encoding DUF4382 domain-containing protein has product MARARSAQGFSVAQRAKVISGALTFAIGVLLFIASSLAAQNKSGVLEIHIKDHRDAIGDFAKLNIVIDKFSLSPKAGLKFWQTGWRDLPANPDTVDLTQYIGINRARVYRGPIEAGSFEGFHLKIKRIDGILNKDQRRAAIKNRIGTVKLPFEVRPDGETLLIIDLTVGDFTDHPPRGYELSLQGYEVFTNGKLTARIPPG; this is encoded by the coding sequence ATGGCTCGAGCCCGAAGTGCTCAAGGATTTTCAGTGGCTCAGCGCGCAAAAGTAATCAGCGGTGCGCTGACCTTTGCCATCGGCGTTTTGCTTTTCATTGCGAGCAGCTTGGCCGCACAGAACAAGTCCGGCGTATTGGAAATCCACATCAAAGATCACCGCGACGCCATCGGCGACTTCGCTAAACTAAACATCGTCATCGATAAATTTTCACTCAGTCCAAAAGCCGGGCTCAAGTTCTGGCAAACCGGCTGGCGCGACCTCCCGGCCAATCCCGACACCGTCGATCTGACCCAATACATCGGAATAAACCGCGCGCGAGTCTATCGCGGCCCCATCGAAGCCGGCAGCTTCGAAGGCTTTCACCTCAAGATCAAACGGATAGATGGGATTCTCAATAAAGATCAGCGCCGCGCCGCGATCAAAAACCGGATCGGCACCGTAAAACTACCCTTTGAAGTCCGCCCCGACGGCGAAACCCTACTGATCATCGATCTGACGGTAGGCGATTTCACCGACCACCCGCCGCGCGGTTACGAGCTCAGCTTGCAAGGCTATGAAGTTTTTACCAATGGAAAACTAACGGCAAGAATCCCGCCGGGTTAA
- a CDS encoding DUF58 domain-containing protein has protein sequence MLPQPFTPAFLSQLEALRLRTRKEFLGSHPGSYSSPRRGTSLEFADYRRYTPGDDLRYLDWGIYARTDRLYVKLFREEVDLFAYVFVDASASMGFPAREEKFAPASHVALALSYVILANHDHVKLHLLQEKGAASPFYRRRRRMTDCYNFLAAATPNGAVDLAASLNGHLQRLRRPGKAILISDFLMPSAAYQQGLNLLRAFNLDIAAIQVLTRQEVDPQFPHGSLSLVDSESEKEIKYQWNDKARREYQSRLAHHNLELKSFCHQSGIHYSLYVNDRDLSDFVFATLPAIGLFK, from the coding sequence ATGCTACCTCAACCGTTTACGCCGGCATTTCTGTCCCAGTTGGAAGCGCTCAGGCTCCGTACGCGCAAGGAATTTCTCGGCAGCCATCCGGGCAGCTACTCGTCGCCGCGCCGGGGCACGAGTTTAGAATTCGCCGACTATCGCCGTTACACGCCGGGCGATGATTTGCGTTATCTCGACTGGGGCATTTACGCGCGCACCGACCGGCTTTACGTCAAACTGTTCCGTGAAGAAGTCGACCTATTCGCCTATGTTTTCGTCGACGCCAGCGCGTCCATGGGGTTTCCCGCCCGCGAAGAAAAATTCGCGCCGGCGAGCCATGTCGCTCTGGCGCTTTCCTATGTGATTCTGGCCAACCACGATCACGTCAAGCTCCACCTGTTGCAGGAAAAAGGCGCTGCCTCACCATTTTATCGGCGCCGGAGGCGCATGACCGACTGTTATAATTTTCTCGCCGCGGCAACGCCCAACGGCGCCGTCGACCTCGCCGCTTCGCTAAACGGCCACTTGCAGCGGCTGCGCCGGCCGGGCAAAGCAATTTTGATTTCCGATTTCTTGATGCCCAGCGCGGCCTATCAGCAAGGGCTAAATTTATTGCGCGCCTTCAATCTCGACATCGCCGCGATTCAAGTGCTAACGCGCCAGGAAGTCGACCCGCAATTCCCCCACGGCAGTCTCTCCCTGGTCGATAGCGAGAGCGAAAAAGAAATAAAATATCAGTGGAACGACAAGGCGCGGCGCGAATATCAGAGCCGGCTAGCCCATCATAACTTGGAACTCAAAAGTTTTTGCCACCAGAGCGGCATTCATTATTCGCTCTATGTGAACGACCGGGATTTGAGCGACTTTGTTTTCGCCACTCTGCCGGCCATCGGCCTATTCAAATAA
- a CDS encoding VWA domain-containing protein, with product MVRHAADEPTQFPPRDQCELGIMTTLLADIEFAKSYFLWLLLGLPLLWLRFGDRRLAIVIARTLIVALLILALADPQRVSEQARSEERIFAYDVSQSIPAAMRQWMARATKELAPSRRDRQFVFGATVKKSDGFAQGDVDGQKTNIESLLAKLLELPSAPRSLFLFTDGWETQGSVERLLPAAAAAGIKIYPMLPAERPAIANVAVTKILAPTQGNSGESLNLKVVLDNQNDFPVDGSLAISRNGQVFKTDNVKLPPGSHSFTYQTTPTEGVLTSFQATFSARDKAADINPADNHAIAWVTIRSKAKVLLINGRNGAGRYLEEIIKRQGFDLTVRSPESAPPPAGHKIVIFNNAERDKFPAGYLATLERHVAEGNHFIMLGADNSFAPASYRQTAIEKLLPVEPKEPPKREEKNRAVVLVIDKSGSMRDDNRILYAKEAAKAVARQLKDIDLLGVVGFDDSPFVVVYLETMARLRGVVDNQIDRLKPGGQTYFLPALNEARRQLERVNASRKHIILLSDGVTRGSDGTLIDLVTLMRNELKITVSAIAISAEADVRIMKRIAQYGGGLFHHTIDPSSLPQIVLEQLQDKPKEEPQDDGPMVPIVERGSELLNGLANRNFPAVLGYMDTELKRGAIMDLSLQRPDRRAPLLASWSYGKGKSVALTTDLEGRWSRNWIQWAGLQGFWARLFDWLSPSEENLVPSHEARVSFTENLSVIDLSIYDDSGANSQYRFTATGKGGKSEGVLTKLAPGHYQATLPLTALGDYRIDLTEDRAGRRVAFPPVGYTLSYDQTSELPRPEFNTQLLSRMAQATGGEINPKSLDKITKTTLSKSYRETRQELIMLVFCLFLFEVAIRKFAFAEPD from the coding sequence ATGGTTCGTCACGCCGCGGATGAGCCAACTCAATTTCCGCCGCGGGACCAATGTGAGCTTGGGATCATGACCACACTTTTGGCTGATATCGAATTTGCCAAGAGCTACTTTCTCTGGCTGCTGTTGGGGTTGCCGCTACTCTGGCTCCGTTTTGGCGACCGGCGTCTTGCGATTGTAATTGCCCGGACGTTGATCGTCGCCCTGCTGATCCTCGCCCTGGCGGATCCCCAGAGAGTCAGCGAGCAGGCACGGAGCGAAGAGAGAATCTTCGCCTATGACGTCTCGCAGAGTATTCCCGCCGCCATGCGTCAGTGGATGGCCCGGGCGACCAAGGAACTGGCCCCCAGTCGGCGCGATCGCCAGTTCGTTTTCGGCGCGACTGTCAAAAAGTCCGATGGCTTCGCCCAAGGCGATGTCGACGGACAAAAGACCAATATCGAGAGTCTCCTAGCCAAACTATTGGAATTGCCGAGCGCACCGCGCAGCTTGTTTTTATTCACCGACGGCTGGGAAACCCAGGGCAGCGTCGAACGCTTACTACCCGCGGCGGCGGCCGCGGGGATTAAAATCTATCCAATGCTGCCGGCGGAGCGGCCAGCCATCGCCAACGTCGCGGTGACGAAAATACTCGCGCCCACCCAGGGCAACAGCGGCGAGAGTTTGAATCTCAAAGTCGTCCTCGACAACCAGAACGACTTTCCGGTTGACGGCAGCTTGGCGATCTCTCGTAATGGCCAAGTGTTCAAAACCGACAACGTGAAATTGCCGCCAGGCAGCCATTCGTTCACCTATCAAACCACGCCCACCGAAGGCGTGCTAACTTCTTTCCAAGCGACCTTCAGCGCTCGCGATAAAGCGGCCGACATCAACCCGGCCGATAACCACGCCATCGCTTGGGTAACGATTCGCTCCAAGGCGAAAGTATTATTGATCAACGGCCGTAACGGCGCCGGCCGCTATTTGGAAGAAATCATCAAACGGCAAGGTTTTGATTTGACCGTGCGGAGCCCAGAAAGCGCGCCGCCACCGGCGGGCCATAAGATCGTCATCTTTAACAACGCCGAACGGGACAAGTTCCCCGCTGGCTATTTGGCGACGCTGGAACGCCATGTCGCCGAAGGTAATCACTTCATCATGCTCGGCGCCGACAACAGTTTCGCCCCTGCCAGTTATCGCCAGACGGCGATTGAAAAACTGCTGCCGGTGGAACCCAAGGAACCGCCCAAGCGCGAAGAAAAAAACCGCGCCGTAGTCTTAGTGATCGACAAATCCGGCAGCATGCGCGACGACAACCGGATTCTTTACGCTAAAGAAGCCGCCAAGGCGGTGGCGCGGCAATTGAAAGATATCGACCTGCTCGGCGTGGTCGGTTTCGACGATAGCCCCTTTGTCGTGGTCTATCTGGAAACCATGGCACGCTTGCGGGGCGTGGTCGACAACCAGATCGACCGGCTCAAACCGGGTGGCCAGACTTACTTTCTTCCGGCACTCAACGAAGCCCGACGCCAACTCGAGCGGGTTAACGCCTCGCGCAAACATATCATCCTGCTGAGCGACGGCGTCACCAGAGGTAGCGACGGTACCTTAATCGATCTGGTAACGTTAATGCGCAACGAACTCAAGATCACGGTTTCCGCCATCGCCATCAGCGCCGAGGCCGATGTCAGAATCATGAAACGGATAGCCCAATACGGCGGCGGCTTGTTCCATCACACCATCGATCCATCCTCCTTACCGCAAATCGTCCTGGAACAGCTTCAGGACAAACCCAAAGAGGAGCCCCAGGACGACGGCCCGATGGTGCCGATCGTCGAGCGGGGCTCCGAACTGCTTAACGGCTTGGCGAACAGAAACTTTCCAGCGGTATTGGGCTATATGGATACGGAATTGAAACGGGGAGCGATCATGGACTTGTCGCTCCAGCGACCCGACCGGCGCGCGCCGCTGCTGGCTTCGTGGAGCTACGGTAAAGGGAAGTCCGTCGCTCTGACCACCGATCTGGAAGGGCGCTGGAGCAGAAACTGGATTCAGTGGGCCGGCTTGCAAGGCTTTTGGGCGCGCCTGTTCGACTGGTTGAGTCCCAGCGAAGAGAATCTCGTGCCGAGCCACGAAGCGCGCGTAAGCTTTACCGAAAACCTCTCGGTAATCGATCTGTCGATCTACGATGACAGCGGCGCCAACAGCCAATATCGTTTCACCGCCACCGGCAAGGGCGGCAAGTCGGAGGGCGTACTCACCAAGCTAGCGCCGGGCCATTACCAAGCGACCCTGCCATTGACCGCCCTTGGCGACTATCGCATCGACCTAACCGAAGATCGCGCCGGCCGGCGCGTCGCCTTTCCGCCGGTGGGCTACACCCTTTCCTACGATCAGACCAGCGAGCTGCCAAGGCCCGAGTTTAACACCCAGCTGTTGTCCCGCATGGCCCAGGCAACAGGTGGTGAGATCAACCCTAAGTCCCTGGATAAGATAACTAAAACCACGCTGTCGAAAAGCTACCGCGAGACCCGCCAGGAACTCATTATGCTGGTCTTTTGTCTGTTTTTATTTGAGGTCGCGATAAGAAAGTTCGCCTTTGCCGAGCCTGATTGA
- a CDS encoding class I SAM-dependent methyltransferase: MISIRRVLMVGYASLLLATTIVTAIRYPWSVDPQGDESFQAANRRFYEQAYSSASKDNKAATSPTVAVPISAKDKFYIDFARNAAVKAKIPQTVADFVKQQGLSDRKVLEVGAGSGMLQDIVEDYTALDISPTTRQFFHKPFVEASATQMPFPDNSFDGLWSIWVLEHIPNPEKALLEMRRVVKPGGYILLNVANDVDRYAAQGHRVRPYGDFDLFGRLKKATIPFADSLIFQNLQARQVRLLRSLGSRIGAGPSRLHFIKLDANYEDYWVADSDACTSVSYHEVFRWFTSRGDDCVNCPSEWNLIFNYDYYNTNMIIRVVKN; this comes from the coding sequence ATGATTTCTATCAGACGAGTCTTGATGGTCGGATATGCCAGCTTGTTGTTAGCGACGACGATTGTCACAGCGATCAGATACCCTTGGAGTGTCGACCCGCAGGGCGATGAATCGTTTCAAGCGGCCAATCGTCGTTTCTATGAACAGGCGTATTCGAGCGCATCCAAGGACAACAAAGCGGCTACGTCTCCGACCGTTGCGGTACCGATATCGGCAAAGGATAAATTTTACATCGACTTCGCGCGAAACGCCGCAGTGAAAGCTAAGATCCCGCAAACCGTTGCCGACTTTGTCAAACAGCAGGGTTTGAGCGATAGAAAAGTACTTGAGGTTGGTGCTGGCAGCGGCATGTTGCAGGACATCGTCGAAGATTACACAGCCTTGGACATTTCCCCGACCACGCGGCAATTTTTTCATAAGCCATTTGTCGAAGCGTCGGCGACCCAGATGCCGTTCCCCGATAATTCATTTGACGGCCTTTGGTCGATTTGGGTGTTGGAGCATATTCCGAATCCGGAAAAAGCGTTGTTGGAGATGCGCCGCGTGGTCAAGCCCGGCGGATATATTTTGCTCAATGTCGCCAATGACGTGGACCGTTACGCGGCGCAAGGACATCGCGTGCGGCCGTACGGCGATTTTGATTTGTTCGGTCGGCTCAAGAAAGCGACGATCCCGTTTGCGGATTCGCTCATATTTCAAAATCTCCAAGCGCGCCAAGTGCGGTTATTGCGCTCATTGGGTTCTCGCATCGGTGCCGGGCCCTCGCGCCTGCACTTTATCAAGTTAGACGCGAACTATGAGGACTACTGGGTGGCTGACAGCGATGCTTGTACGTCGGTTTCGTATCATGAAGTGTTTCGCTGGTTTACTTCCCGGGGGGATGATTGCGTCAATTGCCCGAGTGAGTGGAATTTGATTTTTAACTACGACTACTACAATACCAACATGATTATTCGTGTAGTGAAGAATTAG
- a CDS encoding competence/damage-inducible protein A, which translates to MGNSVIEKAVILSTGDELTTGKVVDTNSAHIADRLFALGIKVAAVLKVGDDPEKLLWAFHQARELGDIVIGTGGLGPTADDLTTEMVARFLGVKTIEDPEVAKNLKARFERRGVAWTANNLKQALFPAGATIIPNPVGTAPGFNVDIGQGKKLLWLSGVPHEMTAMLNATVLPWIAAQQGSQSTIHQTVFKIHGISESKLDDLVKPVELGDSAKLSFRAHFPELTLRLTVSGAAQEKNFESLREQLRRILGAYVYAESDATMEEIVGRLLVEKHQSLALAESCTGGLIAHRITRVAGSSAYFLGGAVTYSNEEKIRALGVQPATLEKFGAVSRDTALEMSQGIRERTGASIALSVTGIAGPSGGTAEKPVGTVWVSISSAKFHEAKLLNLLVLTDRERIVQGTAQAALNWLRLTLLEL; encoded by the coding sequence ATTGGAAATAGCGTGATTGAAAAAGCCGTCATCTTAAGCACCGGCGACGAACTGACCACCGGCAAAGTCGTCGACACTAACTCCGCCCACATCGCCGACCGCCTGTTCGCACTGGGGATCAAAGTCGCCGCGGTGCTCAAAGTCGGCGACGACCCGGAAAAACTGCTCTGGGCGTTTCACCAAGCGCGCGAACTCGGCGACATCGTCATCGGCACCGGCGGACTCGGCCCCACCGCTGACGATCTGACCACGGAAATGGTCGCGCGCTTTTTAGGCGTGAAAACAATCGAAGACCCCGAGGTCGCCAAAAATCTCAAAGCCCGCTTCGAGCGGCGCGGCGTGGCCTGGACGGCGAACAATCTCAAGCAAGCGCTTTTCCCAGCCGGCGCGACGATCATTCCCAACCCAGTCGGCACCGCGCCGGGTTTCAACGTCGACATCGGCCAAGGTAAAAAACTGCTCTGGCTTTCCGGCGTGCCGCACGAGATGACCGCGATGCTCAACGCGACGGTCCTACCCTGGATCGCGGCGCAACAAGGCAGCCAGTCGACGATCCACCAAACCGTCTTTAAAATTCACGGCATCAGCGAATCGAAGCTCGACGATCTCGTCAAGCCAGTGGAGCTTGGCGACTCGGCAAAGCTGTCATTTCGCGCGCACTTTCCCGAGCTGACATTACGTCTAACGGTCAGCGGCGCGGCGCAAGAGAAAAATTTCGAATCGCTACGTGAGCAGCTGCGCAGGATTCTCGGCGCCTACGTTTACGCCGAAAGCGATGCGACGATGGAAGAGATCGTCGGCCGCTTGTTGGTCGAGAAGCACCAGAGCTTAGCGTTGGCGGAGTCGTGCACTGGCGGGCTGATAGCGCACCGCATCACCCGGGTTGCCGGCAGCTCAGCCTACTTTCTTGGCGGCGCGGTGACTTACTCGAACGAAGAAAAAATCCGCGCCCTAGGCGTCCAGCCCGCAACCTTGGAGAAATTCGGCGCGGTCAGCCGCGATACCGCGCTGGAAATGTCTCAGGGCATTAGAGAACGCACCGGCGCGAGCATCGCCCTCAGCGTCACTGGCATCGCCGGACCGAGCGGCGGCACGGCGGAGAAGCCGGTAGGCACGGTTTGGGTCAGTATCTCGAGCGCGAAATTTCATGAAGCGAAGTTGCTCAACCTCTTGGTCCTCACCGATCGCGAGCGGATCGTCCAGGGCACAGCCCAAGCCGCGCTCAATTGGCTCAGACTAACGCTTTTGGAACTGTAG
- a CDS encoding Flp family type IVb pilin — protein sequence MDRKKKGYTVNLIKRLLVEEDGQGLVEYTLIVVLVALVFWVAIKETNIGSQLGSGWSKVTSCVTTPSACDSSS from the coding sequence ATGGATCGCAAAAAAAAGGGGTACACTGTGAATCTCATCAAACGTTTGCTAGTTGAAGAGGACGGCCAAGGCTTAGTCGAGTACACCTTGATCGTCGTGTTGGTCGCCTTAGTGTTTTGGGTGGCGATCAAAGAGACCAATATCGGTAGCCAACTCGGCAGCGGCTGGAGCAAAGTCACCAGTTGCGTGACCACTCCTTCAGCTTGCGATTCTAGTTCCTAA